In Amycolatopsis endophytica, the following are encoded in one genomic region:
- a CDS encoding MBL fold metallo-hydrolase has protein sequence MEALPEGSAEWTEPGLYSVAPGVHRIPLPLPNDGLKAVNVYALTEGDELVLIDSGWALAEAREQLADALKGLGAELGDVSQFLVTHVHRDHYTQAVALRREFGGRIALGSLEEQSLRMSADPGSAPMAGQIRLLRMCGADPVADELVRVFGIHGGNSEAAIWELPDEWLTPGRRSVLPGRALDVVHTPGHTAGHVVFDDGAAGLMFTGDHVLPHITPSIGFQPAVAEMPLRDFLDSLRLVRGMPDRRMLPAHGPVTDSVHARVDALLDHHAGRLDVIAATIADGAATAYESALRMGWTRRQRKLGEMDVFNQMLAVLETAAHLDLLVHQGKLALLVENGARRYSVA, from the coding sequence GTGGAAGCACTTCCCGAAGGCAGCGCCGAGTGGACCGAGCCCGGCCTGTACAGCGTCGCGCCGGGCGTGCACCGGATCCCGTTGCCGTTGCCCAACGACGGCTTGAAGGCGGTCAACGTCTACGCCCTGACCGAAGGCGACGAGCTGGTCCTCATCGACTCCGGCTGGGCGCTGGCCGAGGCGCGCGAGCAGCTGGCCGATGCGCTCAAGGGCCTCGGTGCCGAACTCGGCGACGTCAGCCAGTTCCTGGTCACCCACGTCCACCGCGACCACTACACGCAGGCGGTCGCACTGCGGCGCGAGTTCGGCGGGCGGATCGCGCTGGGCTCGCTGGAGGAACAGTCGCTGCGCATGTCGGCGGACCCGGGCAGCGCTCCGATGGCCGGGCAGATCCGGTTGCTGCGGATGTGCGGCGCGGATCCGGTGGCCGACGAGCTGGTGCGGGTGTTCGGGATCCACGGCGGCAACAGCGAGGCGGCGATCTGGGAACTTCCCGACGAGTGGCTGACGCCGGGACGCCGCAGTGTCCTGCCCGGCCGTGCGCTCGACGTGGTGCACACGCCGGGGCACACCGCCGGTCACGTGGTGTTCGACGACGGCGCCGCCGGCCTGATGTTCACCGGCGACCACGTGCTGCCGCACATCACGCCGTCGATCGGGTTCCAGCCCGCGGTGGCCGAGATGCCGCTGCGGGACTTCCTCGACTCGCTGCGCCTGGTGCGCGGCATGCCGGACCGCCGGATGCTGCCCGCCCACGGCCCGGTGACCGACAGCGTGCACGCCCGCGTCGACGCGCTGCTGGACCACCACGCCGGTCGGCTCGACGTCATCGCGGCGACCATTGCGGACGGTGCGGCCACGGCGTACGAGTCGGCACTGCGGATGGGCTGGACGCGGCGGCAGCGCAAGCTCGGCGAGATGGACGTGTTCAACCAGATGCTCGCCGTTCTGGAAACCGCCGCACACCTCGACCTGCTGGTGCACCAGGGCAAACTGGCACTGCTCGTCGAGAACGGGGCCCGCCGCTACTCGGTCGCCTGA
- a CDS encoding fatty acid desaturase family protein gives MTAAGVRTQPGSDYAALSREIRAAGLLRRRYGYYAVRITANLAAFAGAWVAFAFLGDTWWQLFVAALLAVVSAQLAFLGHDAGHKQIFRTRRPNDTIGTVHGGLIGMSYQSWISGHNKHHANPNHEEHDPDLDIPALAFTRGQASLKRGFLRWMAKHQAALFFPLLMLEGLNLHVSGIRAVWRGETKARRLEGALLAAHTLGYLAAVFLVLSPGIAVVFVVVHQALWGVYMGCSFAPNHKGMPTLTGESPDFLRKQVLTSRNIRGGWFTDFLLGGLNYQIEHHLFPNMPRPHLRHAQPIVQRFCAAHGISYSQTGLFRSYREVLRHLHEMGAPLRAAAA, from the coding sequence GTGACCGCGGCGGGTGTCCGGACCCAGCCGGGAAGTGACTACGCCGCCCTGTCCAGGGAAATCCGCGCCGCCGGGCTGCTGCGCCGCCGGTACGGGTACTACGCCGTCCGGATCACCGCCAACCTCGCCGCGTTCGCCGGCGCCTGGGTGGCGTTCGCGTTCCTCGGCGACACCTGGTGGCAGCTGTTCGTCGCCGCGCTGCTCGCCGTGGTGTCGGCGCAGCTGGCGTTCCTCGGCCACGACGCCGGGCACAAGCAGATCTTCCGGACCCGACGTCCCAACGACACCATCGGCACCGTGCACGGCGGCCTGATCGGCATGAGCTACCAGTCGTGGATCTCCGGGCACAACAAGCACCACGCCAACCCCAACCACGAGGAACACGATCCCGACCTCGACATCCCGGCGCTCGCGTTCACCCGCGGCCAGGCGAGCCTGAAAAGGGGATTCCTGCGCTGGATGGCGAAACACCAGGCCGCGTTGTTCTTCCCGCTGCTCATGCTCGAGGGACTGAACCTCCACGTGTCCGGCATCCGGGCGGTCTGGCGGGGCGAGACCAAGGCCCGTCGCCTGGAGGGCGCGCTGCTGGCCGCCCACACGCTCGGCTACCTCGCGGCCGTGTTCCTCGTGCTGTCGCCCGGCATCGCCGTCGTGTTCGTCGTGGTGCACCAGGCGCTGTGGGGGGTGTACATGGGATGCTCGTTCGCGCCGAACCACAAGGGCATGCCCACGCTGACCGGCGAATCGCCCGACTTCCTGCGCAAGCAGGTGCTGACCTCACGCAACATCCGGGGCGGCTGGTTCACCGACTTCCTCCTCGGCGGGCTGAACTACCAGATCGAGCACCACCTGTTCCCCAACATGCCCCGCCCGCACCTGCGGCACGCGCAGCCCATCGTCCAGCGGTTCTGCGCCGCGCACGGCATCTCCTACAGCCAGACCGGCCTGTTCCGGTCCTATCGCGAGGTGCTCCGGCACCTGCACGAGATGGGCGCGCCGTTGCGGGCGGCCGCGGCCTGA
- a CDS encoding acyl-CoA synthetase codes for MTTLRSSTVADILRRSAARWHSRVALRFADRTWTYAELDAAVTRAAAHLLGLGLAKGDRVAAYGKNSDAYLIGFLACARAGLVHVPVNYNLTGGELAYLVEQSGSRVALADPALAGNLPRLERVVPLRDAEGSLVSLSGEVPALDVVVEDGDLAQLLYTSGTTSRPKGAMMTHRALVHEYLSCITGLDLTADDDPLHVMPLYHSAQMHVFLMPWLAVGATNTLLETPDPADVLRRLAEDRHGAFFAAPTLWVALANHPDFGRRDLSALRKAYYGASIMPGPVLDRLREAMPELGFYNCFGQSEIGPLAAILRPEDHATRPDSAGRPVLFVELRVVDAEGNDVAPGESGECVYRSPQLCEGYWDKPQDSAEAFEGGWFHSGDLVRIDEEGYIYVVDRIKDVINTGGVLVASREVEDALYTHPAVAEAAVIGVPDEKWIEAITAVVVSKEDVEPDALIAHARERLSAFKVPKAIRFVDDLPRNASGKILKRELRDRFS; via the coding sequence TTGACCACGCTCCGATCCAGCACCGTCGCGGACATCCTCCGGCGCAGCGCCGCACGGTGGCACTCCCGGGTGGCTCTGCGTTTCGCCGACCGCACCTGGACCTACGCCGAACTCGACGCCGCCGTCACCCGCGCCGCCGCGCACCTGCTCGGTCTCGGGCTCGCCAAGGGTGACCGGGTCGCGGCCTACGGCAAGAACTCCGACGCCTACCTCATCGGCTTCCTCGCGTGTGCCCGCGCCGGGCTCGTGCACGTGCCGGTCAACTACAACCTCACCGGCGGCGAGCTGGCCTATCTGGTCGAACAGTCCGGCAGCCGCGTCGCGCTCGCCGATCCCGCGCTGGCGGGCAACCTTCCGCGGCTGGAACGCGTGGTGCCGCTGCGGGACGCCGAGGGCTCGCTGGTGTCGCTGTCCGGGGAGGTGCCCGCACTGGACGTCGTGGTCGAGGACGGCGACCTCGCCCAGCTGCTCTACACCTCCGGCACCACGTCCCGCCCCAAGGGCGCGATGATGACGCACCGGGCGCTGGTGCACGAGTACCTGTCGTGCATCACCGGCCTCGACCTCACCGCGGACGACGATCCGCTGCACGTGATGCCGCTGTACCACTCGGCGCAGATGCACGTGTTCCTCATGCCGTGGCTCGCCGTCGGCGCGACGAACACGCTCCTCGAAACACCGGATCCGGCGGACGTCCTGCGCCGTCTGGCCGAGGACCGGCACGGCGCCTTCTTCGCCGCGCCCACGCTGTGGGTCGCGCTGGCCAACCACCCCGACTTCGGCAGGCGCGACCTGAGCGCGCTGCGCAAGGCGTACTACGGCGCGTCGATCATGCCCGGCCCGGTGCTCGACCGGCTCCGCGAAGCCATGCCGGAGCTGGGTTTCTACAACTGCTTCGGGCAGTCGGAGATCGGTCCGCTGGCGGCCATCCTGCGCCCCGAGGATCACGCCACACGTCCGGACTCGGCGGGGCGGCCGGTGCTGTTCGTGGAGCTGCGCGTGGTCGACGCCGAGGGCAATGACGTGGCGCCCGGCGAGTCCGGCGAATGCGTGTACCGGAGCCCGCAGCTGTGCGAGGGGTACTGGGACAAGCCGCAGGACAGCGCCGAGGCGTTCGAGGGAGGATGGTTCCACTCCGGCGACCTCGTGCGGATCGACGAGGAGGGCTACATCTACGTCGTGGACCGCATCAAGGACGTCATCAACACCGGCGGCGTCCTGGTCGCCTCCCGCGAGGTCGAAGACGCGCTCTACACGCACCCCGCGGTCGCCGAGGCGGCCGTCATCGGCGTCCCGGACGAGAAGTGGATCGAGGCGATCACCGCCGTGGTGGTGTCCAAGGAGGACGTCGAACCGGACGCGCTGATCGCCCACGCGCGGGAACGGCTGTCCGCGTTCAAGGTCCCGAAGGCGATCCGCTTCGTGGACGACCTGCCCCGGAACGCGTCGGGCAAGATCCTCAAACGCGAGCTGCGCGACCGGTTCTCCTAG